The DNA window CGAGGGGCGCTTCACCCGCCGCGTGCCGGACACGGCCCTGCGCCACACGCTCCGGGCCGCCGCCGAGCAGGAGACCCCCATCATGGTGTTCGTGGGGAGCCCAGGCTGCCTCCAGATCCACACCGGGCCCGTTCAGACGCTCAAGGCCACGCCGCCGTGGTACAACGTGCGCGACCCGGACTTCCGGCTCCGCCTCAATGAGGAGAGGATCGACCAGGCCTGGGTGGTACGGAAGCCCACGACCGACGGCCGGGTTACGTCCCTGGAATTGATGGGCGCGGACGGCGACGTCATCGCCCGCCTCTTCGGCGAGCGCAAGAGCGGCCAGTCGGAACGGGCCGACTGGCGCTCCATCCTGGAGGCGCTGCCGTCTACGCCGTAGTCCCGCCCCCACGTCCCTCCACACTCTCCACACTCCCCCCCTCACTCCTCACACATCCATGCACAACCTCCACGGCCCCGACCGCCTGTTCGAAACCCGCTACGGCGACGTCCTGCAGTGCGCATGCTGCGATCGCATCCAGATCACCTTCCGCGAGCACACGCTGCTGGTGGACGAGGAGGAGCTGGAAGTGCTGACCGATACGATCAAACACGCCTGGGAAACCGTGCGCGACACCGAGGGACAGGACCGGTGGGAGCTCCAGGCCGGGACCGACGCCGGACCCGTCTCCATCACGCTCTCTGAACCGGCGCTCCGCACGCTCCACGTCCTTCTTCAGGGCGCCTGGTCGATGTATTCACTCCGGGAACGGATGCGGGCCGTGGGGGGAACCGCAGACGACCGACGGGCCCGCGACGTGCTTCGCGACCACGTCTCGCCCACCCCGTCGCAATGGAGCGGCCTCGATCAGTCCTCGTAAGTCCGTCCGGCATCCTGTGTGCGCCCCATGCCCAAAAATGACTCGCCCCAACGATTCGACGCAGAGCGGGCCGCGGCGTACGACGACCGCATTCGGCGCCTCGCGCCCGGCTACGACCTGCTCCAGTCCACCGTTGCGTCTGTGCTGGCCGCCCGCCTCCCCGACGACGCGCACCTGCTCGTCGTCGGGGCGGGCACCGGCGCGGAAATCGTGACGATGGGACGGAACGTCTCACGGTGGCAGTTTACCGCCGTCGATCCGTCGCCCGATATGTTAGATCGGTGTCGGTCGCGCGTCGCCGAAGCAGGGCTGGCCCCCGGGTCGAGTACGTCTGCGATCGGATTGAGGACGCATCGTTTCCACGGCACTTCGACGCCGCCACGTCGCTCCTCGTTGCCCACTTTATCGACGGCGACGCGGCGAAGCAGCGGTACTTCCACGCCCTCGCCGGGTGGCTCCGCCCTGACGCGCCCCTTGTGTGGGCCGACCTCTACCGCCCGACGTCCGACGAGGCGTATCGCGCTCTCTGGGCCGCCTGGCGGGAGCAGACCGGCGCCCGGATGGAGGCAGATGCGGCCGCACGGGCCTTCGAACGCGTCGACGAGGGCATCTCGTTCGTCCGCCCGGCGACGCTACACCAAATCGTCGCCGACGCGGGCCTCCCCCCACCCGTACCACTCTACCAGCATCTCTTGTGGGGCGCATGGATGAGCACGGCGGCCTGATGCCCATGGCACGGCCGATGCGATGCCGCACGGCGTTCGCGAGCCGCCCGCCGCGGCCGTTGCTACAGCGCCACCTCCGCCCCGACCAGGAGCGTACGGCCCGGCATCGGCGCGTCGAAGATCTCGCTGTATTGCCGGTCGAAGGCATTGCGGAGCTCGACGGACAGCGTGGTGCGGGCGCCGGAGAGGCGCGTGTTATAGGCCAGCCGCCCGTGCACCACCCCGTAGCGGTCGGTCGCCAGGGGCGCGTCGCGGAGCCGATCCTTCCACAGCCCCTGCAGCCCCAGCGTCACGGCCCCGGCCCGCACCGACGCACTGCCCTGTAGTTGGTGGCGCGCCGCATCGAGGCCGTACTTGTAAGCGGAAGGGGGCTCCTGCCCGTCGAGGCTGGCGTCGAGGAGCGTGTAGGCCGCATCGAGGCTTACGCCCACGGCACCGAGGGTTCGGTCGAACGACAGCTCAGTTTCGAGCCCCGTGGTGGTAGTGCGGTCCAGATTTTGGGCCTCAAACACCGATTCCGCCTCGTTCCGGAGGTAATCGATGGCGTTGTCGGTGGTGCGGTGGAAGCCCGTCGCGGAGAGCGACAGATTCGCCGGCAGGCGCACGTCCACGCCAACCTCCCCCGACCAGGCGGTCTCGGCCGTGAGGTCGGCGTTGCCCTGGTTGCTGGGCGAATCGATGAAGCGCTCCAGGAAGTTGGGCGCCCGGACCACGCGCCCCCCACCCGCACGGAGCGTCGCCGGCCCAAGGTTGTAGGCCACGTAGAGCTGGGGCGTCGGCTCCGCCCCGTACGTCGGGTCGTAGTCGACGCGCGTGCTCTGATTGACCGTGAGGCGGGGGGTGGCGCGCCAGCGCAGGCTCACGAAGGCCCCGACGGACTGGTCGCCGTGCACCCCATCCCGATTGCTGTCGACCCCGCGAAGCCCGGCGGAGGCGCCGCCGGTCACCCGGACGCTGTTCCACGTGTGGGACCCCTGCCCCTGCACCCGGAGGCGACGGCTGATGTGGGTGTTAGCGCCCACGTCGGGATTGTACGTGTACCGGTCGCGGTGCTGCTTGCCGAAGAGTTGCACCTGCCAGGGCGTGTTCGTTGCCCCGGAGCTCGACAGCCGGCTCTGGAGCCAGAACGTGGAGGTTGCCTCCCGGGCCCGATCCGTGGCAAAATCCGTGTAGAAGTGGTAGGCGCCGAACTCGCGATCGTCCACCCCGGCTCGGGTGTAGAGCGTCGCGCCCTCAAGGTCCCGCGACACGGCCGCCGTGGCCGTCCGTCGCTCAAAGTCCGTCTGCACGGTGCTTGAGAGATTGCTTCCCCCCGGCGGCGGGGCCGCCGACACACGCCGGCCGTCGCTTCCCTGCACCGAGGCCGCCGCGCTCACGGTCGTCCGGTTCCCTGCGGTACGGGCCGCGGCGCCCATGTCGTAGAAATTGTTCTTTCCGTACCGGCTGTCAACCCGCGCCGCGGGGCCATCCTCCCGGACGTCCTCCCTGCGGAGGGCCGTCTTCGTGATGAGGTGGACCACCCCACCGAGGGCATCGGGGCCGTAGAGGGCCGTCGCCGGGCCGTGGAGCACCTCCACGCGGGCAATTTCCGAGAGGGGCACCGGCAGGTCCATCAAGAAGTGGCCCGTGTACGGATCGTTGATGCGCGCCCCGTCCAGGAGGAGAAGGACGCCGTTGAACGTGGAGCCCCGCATCGTGAGGTCGCTCTGCACGCCAAACCCGCCCCGGCTCTTCACGTCGAGCCCCGCCGCGACGTTGAGCAGCTGATCCACGCTGTTGACGGAGAGGGACTGGATGTCTCGCTGCGTGTACACGCTCACGCGGCGCCCCGTCTCCTGCGCCGCCGAGGCCACGCGGGAGGCCGTCACCACGACGCTATCGGCCATCTGCACGCGAAACGCCACGTCGGAGGTGTCCTGGGCCCGCACGGGCGCGACAATCAACAGAGCAAGAAGGCACGGAAGAAGCAGTCGAACGGAACGCATACGAAGGCAAGAATGAGTGCAACGACGAACCGGCGGCGCCCAACGACTGCCCTGGCGGGCGGATCCGCCCCCCCTCCGGAAATTCGTTGAAGACGTGTAACGCCTCCTCTCCCTGCGATTACGGAAGACCCTACGCCGGACGCCGCTAATTTTGAAGCACTGCGCACAGATACACTTTCGTCGTTCTCTTGTCCCGCCGTTTCGTAAAACATGTCCGATACGCTGGCCACCATTTCCGCCGACGACCTCAAAGACAAACTTGAAGGGGAGCACCCACCGGTTCTCATCAATGCCCTGCCGCGAAAGGCCCACGTGGCGACTCACATTCCGGGCTCCGTCAACGTTCCGGTTGACGAGATCGACCGGGTGGAGGCGCTCGTCCCCAACACGGACGAGCCCGTCGTCGTGTACTGCGCCAACGCGGGGTGCGACGTCTCCCTCAAGGCGGCCCACGCCCTGGAGGAGAAGGGCTACACGAACGTGATCGACTTCGAGGACGGCTACGCCGGGTGGCGGCAGGCGGGCTACCCGCTGGTCGGCGAGAAGCGCTAGCCGCACGTCCGGCGGCGTCACAGCCCTCATGGACGGGGACGGCCGCCCCCCCCCCAGCCGGCCCGCGGCACCACACGCCGGACTGATCTGTTGGGACGGCCGGACTCTCCCTTCCAAATTCCCCGTGCGCATGCGCCACGTTCGTGTCGCCGTCCTGCTCGGCCTCTGCGCCGTCGCCCTGCGCCTCGCGCCCCCCGCGCTGGCCCAAGAGCGTGCCGCCCTGAACGGGTACGTGCGCGACGCCGAGACCGGGGAAACCCTGCTCCAGGCCAACGTGGTGGTCGAGGGCACCGGCCGCGGCGCCGCCACCAACAACGACGGCTACTATACGCTCCAGGGCCTCTCGCCCGGCACGCAGACCATCGTATTCTCCTACCTCGGCTACCAGACCCGCACGGAGACAATCACCCTCACGGCCGGCGAGACGACGCGCCTCGACGTGGAACTCGCGCCCGCCGACCTGCAGACGGAGGAGGTCGTCGTGACCGGCGAGCAGGACGACGCCAGCGAGCAACGCATGGGGGTGGACAAGCTCCCCGTCGCGACGATCACCGAGCTCCCATCCGTCCTGACGCCGGACGTCTTCCGCTCCCTCGCGCTGCTGCCGGGCGTCACCACGGCCTCGGACTACTCCAGCAATCTGTACATCCGGGGCGGCGGGCCGGCCCAGACCCTCATCCAGCTCGACCGCACGACCGTCTACAACCCGACCCACTTCTTCGGGTTCTTCTCCACGTTCAACCCCGACGCCATCAAGGACGTACAGCTCTACAAGGGCACCTACCCGGCCGAGTACGGGGGGCGGCTGGGGAGCGTGGTCGACATCTACAACAAGGACGGAAATCGGCGCGAGACCACCGGGGGACTGAGCCTCAGCACACTGGCGACCCGGGGCTACATCGAGGGGCCCTACGGCGGCAGCGACGACGACCCCGCGGGCTCCTACATGGTGGCCGTGCGCCGCTCCACCCTCGAGCCGTTGCTTGCGGCCCTGGACGACGTGGACGGGCTCCCTGACACCTTCTACTTCTACGACGTGAACGCGAAGGCCACCTACGACGCGGGGCCTGACGATGACCTCTCGCTGGCCGTATATGGGGGGCAGGACCAGCTCTTCCTGCGGCCCGGCGACGGGCAGGAGTTCGACGTCGACTACGGCAACCGGACCCTCAGCGCCGACTGGACCCACCTCTTCTCCGACCGGCTGTTCTCGACGCTCACGGTCGCGGGCTCCCGCTACGCGAGCACGCCGGTGTTCGAGCTCGGTGGGACCCGCTTCACCCAGACGAACGAGGTCAGCGACGCGTCCCTCAAGGCGGGCGTGGAGTACGTGCCCGGGGACCAACACACCGTGGAGGCCGGGCTGCACGCCAGCCGCCTCACGTTCCAGTTGCGGAGCACGTTCGACGGAGACGAAACCTTCAACCAGCGCCTGCAGGGCGAGCAGGCGGCCCTGTACCTGAAGGACACCTACACCCCGACTTCGGACTGGACGATCCGGGGGGGACTACGGGCGACCTACTTTTCGGAGGGGGACTACCTGCGGCTTGCCCCCCGGCTCTCGGTCGAGCACGACCTTACGTCGTCGGTACAGTTGCAGGCCGCCTATGGCCGCTACCACCAGTTCCTGACGCTGGAGACGAGTCAGCTCTTCACGGCCTTCGACTCCTGGCTCATGACCGACGAGGGCCTGCTCCCCTCCTACGGAGACCAAATTGCATTGGGCGTCAACGCCCAGTTGGGCGACGCGTGGCGGCTGGAAGTGGAGGGCTACGCCCGCACCATGCGGGACCTGTTCGAGCTGGACCCCTTTCTGCCCGACCCGGCGGGCGTCCCGTACGCCGATCGGTTTCAGGTGGGCGACGGGCGGGCCTACGGCACGGAGGTGCTCATCCGACGCCCGGAGGGCCGCCTGAACGGCTTTCTGAGCTACACCCTCAGCCGCACCGAGCGGCGCTTCCCAAACATCAACCGGTCCGAGGGAGGCCCGCCGCAGTACTACCCGCCCAACTTCGACCGCACGCACGAGCTTACGCTCGCCCTGAACTACCACCTCACCGACCAGTGGCGGGTGTCTGGCACCTTCAACTACGCCACCGGCCAGGCCTACACGCGGCCCGAGCAGCGCTACGAGCTGGTGGACAGTCCCTTTTCGTTCAGTCCGGGGGTGGGAGGGGCCCAAAACGTACTCGTGAGCCCCTTCAACAACGCGCGCCTGCCCCCTTATCACCGGCTCGACGTAGGCGTGGCCCGGACGGGGCAGTTCTTTGGGATCGCCGAGTATGAACTGCAACTGCAGGCCATCAACGCCTATGCCCGGCGCAACGTCTGGTTTTACCAGTTCGAGAACGAGTCGGACGGCACGCTCGACCGAAACGTAACGCCCCAGATCCCCATTCCGGTGCCGAATGTCTCGTTCTCCCTCACGTTCTGACCCGGCGCGTCCTGTCTCGTGCCCCCCAATTGCCCATTTGCATTCATGCGCCGTCTGGTGTTTCCCCTCCTGCCCGTGCTCTTCGCGGCCGGGCTCATCGGCTGCGACACGACCGCCCCCACCCCCGAGACGCAGGTCGTCGTGGAGGCCTACCTGCAGGGCGGCGCCGCGATGTCCCCGATTCGCCTCACCCGTAGCGTCGGCACGAACGAGGCCTACGTGGCGTCCGAGACGGCCGTGCGCGGGGCCACCGTGGAGGTACACCGCCTGAGCGACGGGGGGACGCCCGCCGAAACGATCGGCTTCACCGAGCAGGAGCCGGGCCTATACCGGCCCGACACTTCGTCACGAGTGCGGCCCCGCGCGACCTACGAGCTGTCCGTCACCACGCCGGACGGAACGAACCTTTCCGCGACCACCACTGTGCCGGACACGATTTCGATCGTGGACGCCACGAACACGACGGCGGTGCACGGGGACACCACCCGGCAGCCCTCCTTCACCATCACCCCGCCGGCGAGCGACCGCGAGCAGCAGGCCGTGCTCGTGATCACCGCCACCTCGCTGGCCGACTTCGGGCGGCCGGCGTCCCAGTTGGCCCGCGGCCTGACGCCGTTCTACGCAGACCTCTACACCCCGGATGAAGACAGCATTCGCACCTACCGCACCACCTCTTCGGGCGTCCGGAACGAGGCAAACTTCACCCGCGACGCGAACGGCCGAATCACGACGGACCTGCCGTGGATCTCCGTGGCGTTTTACGGCCCGAACGAGATCGGCGTCCACGTCATCGACGACAACCTGTTCAACCTCATCCGCTCCCAGCAGGCCCAGTCGCCGGGCGGGCCGGGCGGCGGGCTCGGCCCCGGGGAGATTCCGAACGTCATCGAGGACGTGGAGGGCGGCACCGGCGTCTTTGCCAGCTACGTAAAGGCCACCCGGGACGTCACGATTCAGTGCCCGCCCTCGCTCGCCCCGGACGAGTGCCCGGCCTTCGCGGCGTTCCCGTAGCCGCTCGGCCCCGACGAGGGCCGCCGGCCCGGTGCGGCTACGCCTCGGACGGGCGCCCCGACTCCACCTGCGCCTGCTTCCGCTCCCCAATGTACCCCCCCACGAGGGACGCGACGAGGCCAATGACGAGGACGAGGGCCATGCGCCCGTAGGAGAGGATGTTGGCCCCGCCGAGCGCGACGACGAAGACATCGATCAGGAGAACGAGCGTGATGAGGCCCGCGACGGCCGCCTCGTACGACGTGTCGCCCGGCGAGCGGAACGCACAGACGTACCCGGTGGCCTCCAGCCCCAGAAAGACGACGAGCAGCATCACCCAGGCGTAGGGCGCGTCGATGGCGGCCGCCGGGTTGCCGAAGAGGCCGAAGACCCAGATCACGAAGTTCACCAGGAACAGGCTCACGGCGAACCCGAGGATGGTGCCGGCCATGACCCAGTCCCAGGACAGCGCCGCGGACTCCGATTCGGCGTAGGTCCGCTGCAGCGTCTCCCCGGCCCATGCCCCCCCAAACGTCAGGACGAGCCCGTTGAGGAAGGCAACGACCATCGTGTACGTGAACGCCCCGTCGCTCACGAGGGGATCGAACGCCTGCAGCCCGAGTGCCGAGATGATGAAGTAGGCCGCGACGGCCACCAGCACCGCGGCCAGGGCCGGCTCCAGCACCGTCTCGCCCTCGCTCAGGGCCCCGTAGGTCGCCCCCGCGAGGATGAAGCCGGAGATCATGGCGAGCAGGGGGAAAGTGGGCGCACCAAGCGCATTTCCGGTCATCCAGGTGAAGAGAACAACGAACACCACACCGGTAAGGAAGGACCCGACGATGGCCCGGGGATCAAAGCGAAAGGCAGAACGGGTAGACATTGCGTATCGGAATTCAGCTCGTGAAGGGTCGGGTGAGAGAGCATACGGAGCCGGGAGCACGCACGTGGCCCGACCGGTGCTCCGTCACCCCCAATATAAGAACGCAAAGTTCAGAAGAAAGCCGAGTGAACGCTTGGGGACCAGCCGGTTCGACGGTCGCCGACGCCCGCGTCTGCCCCCCGATCCACTTGGTTAAATCCGCATGACCCCATCGGAACCCCTTGTTTCGGAGCAGGTGGGACGATACACTACACAGTTCCGAGGGCAAAAACAGTGTCTGGAGGTATAGGCGCTGTTTCGGGCACATCGACGTGTGTTCCCTTGGTGGCGGGGGCTGTTCCCCGTCACGGTCTTTTCTCCCCACACGGCCTCGTCGCCTGCGAGCGTCGGCCCTGCCCGTGAGGCATCGCTGCAGGGCCCCGCTGCGCTCGCGTCGCCCCGCACTGACTGCCGACCAGCCTGCCTGCTTCATGGATTCTACCGCTCCCTCTCGCCGCGTCGTCGTTACCGGCCTCGGGGCCCTCACGCCGCTTGGCCACTCCGTCGATGAGTTCTGGGACGGCCTCCTGGCCGGCAGGAGCGGGGCGGGCCCCATCACCAAATTCGACGCGTCGGACGTCCGCACCAAAATCGCGTGTGAGATTTCGGGCTTCGACCCCACCGACTACATGGACGCGAAGCTGGCCGAACGCCAGGACCCGTTCAGCCAGTACGCCCTGGCCGTCGCCCAACAGGCCTTCGACGACGCGGACCTCGACACCGACGCCCTCGCCCCGGAGACGCGGGACGACATCGGGGTGATCTTCGGCACGGGCGTGGGCGGCAGCGACCTGTTCGTCGACTCGGTGCTCGACCTCGACGAGAACGGGGCGCGGCACATCTCCCCCTTCTTCGTGCCCATGATGATCAGCAACATGGCCGCCGGCCTGATCGCCATGGAGCACACGCTGCGCGGCCCCAACCACTGCGTCGTGAGCGCGTGCGCCACCGGCAACGACGCCATTACCGACGGGCTCCTGCTCCTGCGCCAGGGCCACGCCCGCGCCATGCTCGTGGGCGGCACGGAGGCCTCGATCAATGAGCTCTGCGTCGGGGGCTTCGCCTCGATGCGGGCCCTGTCGACCCGCAACGACGCGCCCACGAAGGCGAGCCGCCCGTTCGACGCGGACCGGGACGGGTTCGTGCCCGCCGAGGGGGCCGGCGCCCTCATGCTCGAGACGCTGGAGCACGCCCGCGAACGGGACGCCACCATCTACGCCGAGGTGGCGGGCGTGGGGAAGTCAAACGACGCCCACCACTACGCCGCCCCCGACCCGGACGGACGGGGGGCCGCCCTGGCCATGGACAAGGCGCTCGACGACGCCGGCCTGGCCCCGACCGACGTGCAGCACATCAACATGCACGCCACCTCCACCCCCGTCGGCGACGTGATCGAGTCCGACGCCGTGAAGCAGGTGTTTGGCGATCACGCCCCTGCCCTCAACCTGTCCGCCACCAAGAGCATGACCGGCCACATGCTCGGCGCCGCCGGCACGGCCGAGGCCATCGCGTCGATCCTCGCGATCCGCGACGGGCGCGTGCCCCCCACAATCAACCACGAGACGCCGGGCGAAGACTGTGACCTCAACTATACGCCCAACGAGGCGGTGGAACGCGACGTCTCGGCGGCCCTCACCAACGCCTTCGGGTTTGGCGGCCACAACACCACGATTGCGGTCACGGCGTTTGAGGACTAATCGTCGGCCGCTCCCTGTCGCTCCTCTTCCGTGATCCATGCGTGATCCGTGAGGAGCCCGCCCTCTGCCTCACGGGTGCGCCCCGCAATGCCCTCCCTGCCCGACAACCTCGGCGGCGTCGCCGACCTGCTCGACATTGCGATCGAGACGGCCACCCCCGAGCGCGTCGTCGCGACCATGCCGGTCACGCCCGACCACCATCAGCCGTTCGGGCTGTTGCACGGGGGCGTGAGCGTGGTTCTGGCCGAGACGGCGGCCAGCGTCGGGGGCTTCCTGGCGGCGCCGGACGGACGAGCGGCGGCGGGCCTCGAGGTGAATGCCAACCACGTGCGCCCCGTGCGGGACGGCACGCTGACGGCCACGGCCACCCCCCTCCACACCGGGCGCACCACACAGGTGTGGGAGGTCAAAATCCGAAACGCAGACGATCAACTCGTGTGCGCGAGCCGTTGTACACTGGCCATCGCCGATCAAACCGATGCCCCCTCGGCGGCGTGAGGGATCGAGCCCCCTTCATCTCGACGTCTCCTCCCGATGCCCGACGCTTCGCTCCCCGGCGTTCACCACATCACGGCCCTGTCCGGCGACGCCCAGGAGAATCTCGACTTCTACGCGGGCGTGCTCGGCCTGCGCCGGGTCAAGACGACCGTCAACTTCGACGACCCGACCACGCACCACCTCTACTACGGCGACGCCTCGGGCCATCCCGGCACCACGCTGACCTTCTTCCCCTGGCCGCAAGCGACGAGCGGACGGGGCGGGGCGGGCATGGTGCGGACCGTGACGTTTGCCGTGCCCGAGGACGCTCTGTCCGGGTGGCGCGACCACCTCGACGCGCACGGCATCGAGCCGGAGCTGAAGACTCGCTTCGGCGAACCACACCTCCACTTTTCGGGCCCAAGTGGCCTGCCGCTGGCACTGGTGGCCACCGACGCCGCCGGGGACGCCGCGCCCTGGACCAACGGCCCCGTCCCCGCCGGCCTCGCGATCCGGGGGCTCCACGCGCCCGTCCTGCCCGTCTTTGCCGACGACCGCACCCCGGAGCTCTTCACGGACGTGTTCGGCTGGACCCGGGCCGGCACGGACGGCGACCTCGTGCGTCTTCAGGGCCCCGAACCGGGCGTCGGCACCGCGGTGGATCTGCTCGTGCGCGACCGACACCCGTCCGGCCGCATGGGCCGGGGCACCGTGCACCACATCGCCTTCCGGGCCCCGGACGACGCGGCCCAACGAGCGTGGCAGTCCCGCCTGCGGGAGCACGGCCTCCAGGTGACCGACGTGAAGGACCGCCACTACTTCCGCTCCGTCTACTTCCGCGACCCGGACCGGACATCGGGGCTGCTTTTTGAGATCGCCACGGACGGGCCCGGCTTTTACGTCGACGAGGACGAGGCGGAGCTCGGCCAGTCCCTCGTGCTGCCGGAGCACCTCGAGCCGCGCCGCGCCGACCTGGAGAGCGCCCTCCCCACGCTCACCGCTCCCTAACACTGCCGGTCCTCTCTCCCTCCCCTCTTCTTCCGATGAGCACCGACGCCATCCACCAGGACCAGCCCGTCCACACCGACGGCGCCCCGATCGGCGACGCGCAGGCCGGCCTCGTGCTCCTGCACGGGCGCGGCGCCTCCGCCCAGGGCATGCTGCAGCTCGCCGACGACCTCGACGTACCGGACATCGCCCACCTTGCCCCCCAGGCCCGAATGCGCTCGTGGTACCCCCAGTCGTTCATGGCGCCCCGCGACCAGAACGAGCCGGAGCTCGCGTCGGCCCTGGCGACCATCGGCGACGTGCTCGGCCGGTTGGCGGACGCCGGCATCGGCCCCGCCCGCACCGTCCTGCTCGGATTCTCGCAGGGCGCCTGCCTCGCCACCACGTACGCCGCCCAGACCCCGCAGCGGTACGGCGGCGTCGTGGGGCTCAGCGGCGGCCTCATCGGCCCCGACGGTGCCTCGTTCGACTACGAAGGCTCTCTCGACGCCACCCCGGTCTTTCTGGGCTGCAGCGACCAGGATCCCTACATCCCTCGGGCCCGCGTGGCGGAGACCGCCGATGTGCTGCGGGCCCTGAACGCGGACGTCACCTCCCGCATCTACGAGGGACTGGGCCACACCATCAACGACGCCGAGCGGCAGCACGCTCGGTCCCTCCTCCGCCGCTGTGTCGACTCCGACACGGCGTAGTCCCCCTCGACGACGCATGACCACTCCCGACTGGGCCAAGCACGCCGTCTTCTATCAGATCTTCCCCGACCGCTTCGCCCGGAGCGGCGCGGTGGAGGCGCAGGAGGCGGTACAGCTAACACCATGGGGCACACCGCCCGCGGAACAGGGCTTTCAGGGCGGCGACCTCTACGGGATTGTCGACCGGCTCGATTACCTCGACGCCCTGGGCGTGACGGCCCTCTACCTGAATCCCATCTTCGCCTCGGCAGCCAACCACCGTTACCATACCTACGACTACTACGAGGTGGATCCCCTGCTGGGCGGCACCG is part of the Salinibacter ruber DSM 13855 genome and encodes:
- a CDS encoding class I SAM-dependent methyltransferase — translated: MSVARRRSRAGPRVEYVCDRIEDASFPRHFDAATSLLVAHFIDGDAAKQRYFHALAGWLRPDAPLVWADLYRPTSDEAYRALWAAWREQTGARMEADAAARAFERVDEGISFVRPATLHQIVADAGLPPPVPLYQHLLWGAWMSTAA
- a CDS encoding TonB-dependent receptor plug domain-containing protein encodes the protein MRSVRLLLPCLLALLIVAPVRAQDTSDVAFRVQMADSVVVTASRVASAAQETGRRVSVYTQRDIQSLSVNSVDQLLNVAAGLDVKSRGGFGVQSDLTMRGSTFNGVLLLLDGARINDPYTGHFLMDLPVPLSEIARVEVLHGPATALYGPDALGGVVHLITKTALRREDVREDGPAARVDSRYGKNNFYDMGAAARTAGNRTTVSAAASVQGSDGRRVSAAPPPGGSNLSSTVQTDFERRTATAAVSRDLEGATLYTRAGVDDREFGAYHFYTDFATDRAREATSTFWLQSRLSSSGATNTPWQVQLFGKQHRDRYTYNPDVGANTHISRRLRVQGQGSHTWNSVRVTGGASAGLRGVDSNRDGVHGDQSVGAFVSLRWRATPRLTVNQSTRVDYDPTYGAEPTPQLYVAYNLGPATLRAGGGRVVRAPNFLERFIDSPSNQGNADLTAETAWSGEVGVDVRLPANLSLSATGFHRTTDNAIDYLRNEAESVFEAQNLDRTTTTGLETELSFDRTLGAVGVSLDAAYTLLDASLDGQEPPSAYKYGLDAARHQLQGSASVRAGAVTLGLQGLWKDRLRDAPLATDRYGVVHGRLAYNTRLSGARTTLSVELRNAFDRQYSEIFDAPMPGRTLLVGAEVAL
- a CDS encoding rhodanese-like domain-containing protein — encoded protein: MSDTLATISADDLKDKLEGEHPPVLINALPRKAHVATHIPGSVNVPVDEIDRVEALVPNTDEPVVVYCANAGCDVSLKAAHALEEKGYTNVIDFEDGYAGWRQAGYPLVGEKR
- a CDS encoding TonB-dependent receptor produces the protein MDGDGRPPPSRPAAPHAGLICWDGRTLPSKFPVRMRHVRVAVLLGLCAVALRLAPPALAQERAALNGYVRDAETGETLLQANVVVEGTGRGAATNNDGYYTLQGLSPGTQTIVFSYLGYQTRTETITLTAGETTRLDVELAPADLQTEEVVVTGEQDDASEQRMGVDKLPVATITELPSVLTPDVFRSLALLPGVTTASDYSSNLYIRGGGPAQTLIQLDRTTVYNPTHFFGFFSTFNPDAIKDVQLYKGTYPAEYGGRLGSVVDIYNKDGNRRETTGGLSLSTLATRGYIEGPYGGSDDDPAGSYMVAVRRSTLEPLLAALDDVDGLPDTFYFYDVNAKATYDAGPDDDLSLAVYGGQDQLFLRPGDGQEFDVDYGNRTLSADWTHLFSDRLFSTLTVAGSRYASTPVFELGGTRFTQTNEVSDASLKAGVEYVPGDQHTVEAGLHASRLTFQLRSTFDGDETFNQRLQGEQAALYLKDTYTPTSDWTIRGGLRATYFSEGDYLRLAPRLSVEHDLTSSVQLQAAYGRYHQFLTLETSQLFTAFDSWLMTDEGLLPSYGDQIALGVNAQLGDAWRLEVEGYARTMRDLFELDPFLPDPAGVPYADRFQVGDGRAYGTEVLIRRPEGRLNGFLSYTLSRTERRFPNINRSEGGPPQYYPPNFDRTHELTLALNYHLTDQWRVSGTFNYATGQAYTRPEQRYELVDSPFSFSPGVGGAQNVLVSPFNNARLPPYHRLDVGVARTGQFFGIAEYELQLQAINAYARRNVWFYQFENESDGTLDRNVTPQIPIPVPNVSFSLTF
- a CDS encoding DUF4249 family protein, which codes for MRRLVFPLLPVLFAAGLIGCDTTAPTPETQVVVEAYLQGGAAMSPIRLTRSVGTNEAYVASETAVRGATVEVHRLSDGGTPAETIGFTEQEPGLYRPDTSSRVRPRATYELSVTTPDGTNLSATTTVPDTISIVDATNTTAVHGDTTRQPSFTITPPASDREQQAVLVITATSLADFGRPASQLARGLTPFYADLYTPDEDSIRTYRTTSSGVRNEANFTRDANGRITTDLPWISVAFYGPNEIGVHVIDDNLFNLIRSQQAQSPGGPGGGLGPGEIPNVIEDVEGGTGVFASYVKATRDVTIQCPPSLAPDECPAFAAFP
- the fabF gene encoding beta-ketoacyl-ACP synthase II, which encodes MDSTAPSRRVVVTGLGALTPLGHSVDEFWDGLLAGRSGAGPITKFDASDVRTKIACEISGFDPTDYMDAKLAERQDPFSQYALAVAQQAFDDADLDTDALAPETRDDIGVIFGTGVGGSDLFVDSVLDLDENGARHISPFFVPMMISNMAAGLIAMEHTLRGPNHCVVSACATGNDAITDGLLLLRQGHARAMLVGGTEASINELCVGGFASMRALSTRNDAPTKASRPFDADRDGFVPAEGAGALMLETLEHARERDATIYAEVAGVGKSNDAHHYAAPDPDGRGAALAMDKALDDAGLAPTDVQHINMHATSTPVGDVIESDAVKQVFGDHAPALNLSATKSMTGHMLGAAGTAEAIASILAIRDGRVPPTINHETPGEDCDLNYTPNEAVERDVSAALTNAFGFGGHNTTIAVTAFED
- a CDS encoding hotdog fold thioesterase, producing MPSLPDNLGGVADLLDIAIETATPERVVATMPVTPDHHQPFGLLHGGVSVVLAETAASVGGFLAAPDGRAAAGLEVNANHVRPVRDGTLTATATPLHTGRTTQVWEVKIRNADDQLVCASRCTLAIADQTDAPSAA
- a CDS encoding ring-cleaving dioxygenase; amino-acid sequence: MPDASLPGVHHITALSGDAQENLDFYAGVLGLRRVKTTVNFDDPTTHHLYYGDASGHPGTTLTFFPWPQATSGRGGAGMVRTVTFAVPEDALSGWRDHLDAHGIEPELKTRFGEPHLHFSGPSGLPLALVATDAAGDAAPWTNGPVPAGLAIRGLHAPVLPVFADDRTPELFTDVFGWTRAGTDGDLVRLQGPEPGVGTAVDLLVRDRHPSGRMGRGTVHHIAFRAPDDAAQRAWQSRLREHGLQVTDVKDRHYFRSVYFRDPDRTSGLLFEIATDGPGFYVDEDEAELGQSLVLPEHLEPRRADLESALPTLTAP